The window CAAGTCAATTCAGAACGTGAGTCCGAGCCAATTGGCAGACCGTGAGTTGTTTGATTTCATTAACTTACCTTTAGACCGTACTGAAGAGTGCAAAGCATACGAATTCCAAGAAGCTGAAATCTCGTCGTCAAACATCGATGAGTCTTTGTACATTGATGTCACCAACGTTTAAGCCTTATTCGTCGAAGAATCGCTATAACGTATAGATAAATAAAAACGCCTCAAGCAATGCTTGAGGCGTTTTTTATAGGTTAAATATGTAGATTAAAATACATATTTAGATTGTCGATTTTTAAACCTTTAGTCTTTAGCCTTTAGCCTTTAGCCTTTAGCCTTTAGCAAGGTTAGGATCGAGAGGGCTCACATAACCCGATGGCTTAAGAGCCAGAACGTCACAATTAATCTTATCGATAACGTGCTCGGCGGTATTACCAAAAAAATATCCGCCTTCTTAGAAGGCGGTTTTGCTTTATAACCCCCTAGAAGGGGGCGTCCACGCTATCAGTTCTTCAATAACTGCAGTTGTTGTTCATACTCTATGTCCTGTTTATCTTGGTGTCGGACATATCGTCGAATGACTTCTTCATTCACACCGACCGTATCTACAAAATACCCTCTAGCCCAAAAGTGATTTCCCCATAGTTTCTTACGTATATGTGGAAATTTATTGAAAAGTCTAATTGCTGTCCGGCCCTTTAAAACTCCTAACAAACTCGAGATCGACAACTTGGGAGGAATAATGACAACAAGATGAACATGATCTGGTTGAACATTTAACTCTAAAACCTCGCAGTCTTTCATATTGCACAAAATATAAATTGAACGATAAAGCTCCTTTCCAACCTTATCTTTCAAAATCTTATATCTATACTTTGGAGTCCAAACTATATGGTATTTGCAACGCCAATAGACATGTGATGAACTTCTGTAATCGCCCATGTGGTTGTTTCCTCTTACTTGTGGTGAATAAGAGGTTACTTCTAACATGGGCACTTCTTCAGGCTATAGCCTAGAGGAACAATCACCACCGCCCTAGGCGGTGGTTTTGAGGAGCCAATAAACACGGCAGATAAACCAGTACGGCCTGTCGTTCCCAAAATCACCATAGCGGCGCTGTTTTCAGACGCTACTCGTGGAATCACATCTTCTGGTAAACCTTGCTCAACAACCGTTTGCTCTTCGCACATACCATGCTTTTGACGCAGCGCTTTCATTGCCGTTAAGTGGTGGCCGCGAACCGCATCAGTGTAAGATGTCGGATCAAACTCAGGCAATTCAATCGTAATGTTAGCTGGCGTAACCGGGTAGGCATTCACTAAGAAAGGTTCAGCATCCAGACGCCCCGTAATCTCAAGCAATCTATCAACCATAGTATCGTTAAGCTCGAGGTGGGCCTCTGTTTCTGAACCTACGTGTACCGAAGCATAAATCTTCGCATTATCAGGCCAGAAATCATTTTTAACTAAGAGCACTGGGCTAGGGCACTTTCTCAATAGGTGCCAGTCTGTAGGGGTAAAAATCACAGACTCTAAGGTATCGTGCTTGCGCGTACCCTTGATTAAGATCTCATGTCCGCCACTGTATACCTCTGCAATGATCGCTTCATAAGGGCGGTTATGCCAAACCACTTGAACATTAAATTCAATAGAATCGTCAAGGTAAGGTTCCGCGACTTTATTCATCCAAATTTCGCGTTGATGAATCACACCTTTGCGCATTGCGTCTCTTTCATCAACAGAAAGCATTGATGTCATCTCATACGAAAAATCGTAAATCGACAAAAAGAAAGTGATGTGGCTTGTTGAGGTGCTTTTCTTTGCAAGTTGGATAGCACGAACTAGAGCAGGTTGCTCATCGTGATTAATGTCTGCGACAACTAAAATTTTGTTATAGATACTCATAACTAAGCCTACTTTTCAGACCGAACATATAAATAATGTAGCGTAGTTATGGAGAGATTAAGAGAAATATAAGAGGTTTTAAGGGAGAAACATGATGTAGCTCATTTTTGAACTACATCATTGATATCTAAACTATTCTTTTGAAACGCCAGCAAGTTCCATCAGAGCATCGTGATCTTCGATAGTGATGTATTTGCCTTTAACGCTCAAGATGTCAGCTTTTTGGAAACGACCTAATAGACGGCTGATTGTTTCAACAGTCAAACCAAGATAGTTACCAATGTCGCCACGAGTCATCGTTAAGCGGAACTCTCTTGGGCTGAAACCACGTTGAGAGAAGCGAGTAGAAAGGTTGTAAAGGAATGCAGCAAGACGCTCTTCCGCGTTCTTTTTAGAAAGAAGCAGAATCATTTCTTGGTCACCTTTAATCTCGTTACTCATCAGACGCATAATTTGCTGACGCAATTTAGGCATTTTTCCTGATAAGTCATCAAGGATCTCGTATGGAATTTCACACACCATAGAAGTTTCAAGTGCTTGTGCAAAGCTAGGGTGTTCGTCACCCGTAATCGCATCAAAACCAACAAGATCGCCCGCTAGGTGGAATGCAGTAATCTGCTCATCACCTTGCTCGGTAATCGTGTAACTCTTGAGCGTTCCAGAGCGAATAGCATACAGAGATTTAAGCTCGTCACCGGCTTTAAATAACTCTTGGCCTTTTTGAATAGGCTTTTTTCTCTCAATGATCTGATCAAGTTGATCAAGTTCAGATTCATTCAAAGTAAATGGGATACAGAGCTGGCTAATACTACAATCCTGGCAGTGGATTGCACAGCCACCAGACTGAACACGTTTCGTCACAGGCTTTTCAGAAATCATAACAATCTTTCACTATTTGATATACGTCAATATTTTAGCATTCCTTTATCCAGTTGGGTAGTAAAAAAACCGGATTTAAAGAACGGCTATACGGTATAAATAATGAGCTGCAGTGCCATATATCCAGTATAAAAACCGTAAATAAGGATTAGAATTGCGCCTAATTGGCGAAATAAGTCGGCTTGTTGCAGTTTTTTTAGAAAATTAGCACCCATACCAACAGTAAGCATGGCTGGTAGCGTCCCTAAGCCAAACGCCAGCATGATACCCGCTCCGTTGTACCAGCTTCCAGATACCGCTGCCCACGTCAACATAGAGTAAACAAGGCCACATGGAAGCCAGCCCCAGATAAAACCAAATGGTAAAGCATGGCTAGGGTGCTTTAATGGTAGAAATGATTTACCTACAGGAGAGATGTGACGCCATAGTTTTTGTCCGACTTTTTCAAAGAACAACAAGCCGAACCACCATTTACCGATGTACAAACCTAAGATAATCATAAAGACGGCAGCAAATAAACGAAGCCAACCAAGCAAGGCATTAAAATCGCTCAACTGGCCAATCGAAGAGATCGCACCGCCAATCGCGCCACCAATTACGGCATAGCTTAGCAGTCGTCCGAGATTATAAAGCAGAGGAATAACAGGGGAAGGTTTACTGTTGCCAATAGACAGAAGAGACGCAATACCACCACACATTCCCATGCAATGGCCTGCGCCGATCAATCCAACAACAAAAGCGCCAATCCAATCAGGCGTCATCATTCTTTTTTTCTACGTTAGATTGTGTTTCAGAAGAGCCTTGTTTCTTGTCAGTCTCTTTTGAGGCTGTAGTAGGCTTGGTATCAACGTTAATATGGTTGTCTTCATCAAACAGAATGTTGTGGCCTTGACGCTCAAGGTCTTCAAACTGCTCACTCTTAACGGCCCATAGAAAGATACCGACAGCGATGCACACAAGTACGATCGCAATTGGAATGAGTATGTATAAACTTTCCATTATTTACCTTGCTCTTTTAAAAGCCTTAACGAATTAGACACAACAATAATAGAGCTAGCAGACATGCCAACAACAGCAATGTAAGGAGCAACCAAACCAGCGACGGCCAATGGAAGAATAAGTAGGTTATACCCCAACGACCACGCTAAGTTTTCACGGATTATCTTACGCGTTTTAAGCGCCAATGTACGTGATTTAAGTAATCTATCGAGTTTATCGCCCAATAACACCATATCCGCTGAGGCTTTCGCTACGTCCGTACCGCCACCCATCGCAACCGAAAGGTGTGCACCCGCAAGAATAGGCGCATCGTTGATGCCATCACCAACCATCATGGTGATGTCACTAGCGTCTCTAGAGTTTAAATAAGCCAGTTTATCTTCCGGCTTCGCGTTAGCAACAATGTCAGTAATACCAATCTCTGCCGCTACAGGTTTCGCGTTAATCAAAGAGTCACCAGTCAGCAGCGTGGTTTTGATTCCCGCTTCTTTGAATTGCTTAATGAACTCAATACTTTCTTTACGAATCGGGTCTTCATAAGTGAATGTTGCGATATGACGGCCGGCCATCGACAAGTAAATACCGTTACTTTCAGATGGCTGAGCTTCACCTAAAATGAACTCGCTACTTCCAATCGCCACTTCTTGCCCATTCCACTCACCAGTGATACCAGAGCCAATTACGTTATTGACAGACTCTACTTCTATATCATCAGAGAGATGAGTCTTGAACGCTTTCGCAATAGGGTGGTTAGCATGTTGCTCTAGGCTCGCCGCTACTTTCAAACAGGTGTCTTTATCAAGTTCTGCGAAGGTTTCAACTTTGCTGATACGAATATCACCTTCAGTCAGCGTGCCCGTTTTATCGATGATTAAGTGGTTCACTTTACATAAGGTTTCAAACACGTGGCCTTTGCGCAGCAAAATACCAAAGTTACCCATGCGAGATGTTGAACACGTAATCGCTGTCGGCGTCGCAAGAGACAGGGCACAAGGGCACGTCGCCACTAACACTGAAAGCATGATCCAGAAAGCGTCTTCTGGTCGTGTTTGATGCCAGTAGAACCAAGTACCGAATGAAATAATCAAGATAACCGCGACAAAGTATCTTGCTACCACAT of the Vibrio lentus genome contains:
- a CDS encoding FNR family transcription factor, producing MISEKPVTKRVQSGGCAIHCQDCSISQLCIPFTLNESELDQLDQIIERKKPIQKGQELFKAGDELKSLYAIRSGTLKSYTITEQGDEQITAFHLAGDLVGFDAITGDEHPSFAQALETSMVCEIPYEILDDLSGKMPKLRQQIMRLMSNEIKGDQEMILLLSKKNAEERLAAFLYNLSTRFSQRGFSPREFRLTMTRGDIGNYLGLTVETISRLLGRFQKADILSVKGKYITIEDHDALMELAGVSKE
- a CDS encoding sulfite exporter TauE/SafE family protein, which codes for MTPDWIGAFVVGLIGAGHCMGMCGGIASLLSIGNSKPSPVIPLLYNLGRLLSYAVIGGAIGGAISSIGQLSDFNALLGWLRLFAAVFMIILGLYIGKWWFGLLFFEKVGQKLWRHISPVGKSFLPLKHPSHALPFGFIWGWLPCGLVYSMLTWAAVSGSWYNGAGIMLAFGLGTLPAMLTVGMGANFLKKLQQADLFRQLGAILILIYGFYTGYMALQLIIYTV
- the tnpA gene encoding IS200/IS605 family transposase, with the protein product MGDYRSSSHVYWRCKYHIVWTPKYRYKILKDKVGKELYRSIYILCNMKDCEVLELNVQPDHVHLVVIIPPKLSISSLLGVLKGRTAIRLFNKFPHIRKKLWGNHFWARGYFVDTVGVNEEVIRRYVRHQDKQDIEYEQQLQLLKN
- the ccoS gene encoding cbb3-type cytochrome oxidase assembly protein CcoS, with product MESLYILIPIAIVLVCIAVGIFLWAVKSEQFEDLERQGHNILFDEDNHINVDTKPTTASKETDKKQGSSETQSNVEKKNDDA